A genomic segment from Nicotiana sylvestris chromosome 1, ASM39365v2, whole genome shotgun sequence encodes:
- the LOC104218375 gene encoding serine carboxypeptidase-like 42 isoform X2, whose amino-acid sequence MQMGFHHPLFLIAFGFIIILNIGNINVNGHPIEDLVENLPGQPKVGFRQYAGYVDVDEKAGRSLFYYFVEAEKDADKLPLTLWLNGGPGCSSIGGGAFTELGPFFPRGDGRGLRRNTKSWNKASNLLFIESPAGVGWSYSNTSSDYTCGDDPTAKDMLTFMLRWYEKFSELKSKPLFLTGESYAGHYIPQLANVILDYNKQSKDFKFNLKGVAIGNPLLRLDRDVPAVYEYYWSHGMISDELYLRIKEHCNFDDYEFPVPHNEPISCNQAIDEAYKVTKMSVGVDVCMTSERYFYFNLPEVQKALHANRTNLPYEWTMCSDVLNYSQSDGDTDMLPSLKNIIQHDVPLWIFSGDQDSVVPLIGSRTLVRELANDLKMKTTVAYGAWFHKGQVGGWQIEYGDKLTFATVRGAAHMVPYAQPSRALHLFSSFVHGRRLPNTTRIPIS is encoded by the exons ATGCAAATGGGCTTTCATCATCCACTTTTTCTTATAGCATTTGGGTTTATTATTATCTTGAATATTGGGAATATTAATGTTAATGGACATCCAATAGAAGATCTGGTGGAAAATTTACCAGGGCAACCAAAAGTTGGGTTTAGACAATATGCTGGATATGTAGATGTAGATGAAAAGGCAGGGAGAAGTTTGTTTTATTACTTTGTTGAAGCTGAGAAAGATGCTGATAAACTTCCTCTTACTCTTTGGCTAAATGGAG GTCCAGGATGTTCGTCAATTGGAGGGGGTGCCTTTACAGAATTAGGACCCTTCTTTCCTAGAGGTGATGGCCGTGGTCTTAGAAGAAATACTAAATCTTGGAATAAAG CATCAAATCTTCTATTTATTGAATCTCCTGCTGGTGTTGGATGGTCTTATTCAAACACATCTAGTGATTATACTTGCGGAGATGACCCCACTG CTAAGGATATGCTCACTTTCATGCTCAGATGGTACGAAAAGTTTTCAGAATTAAAATCTAAACCTTTGTTCCTTACAGGTGAAAGTTATGCAG GACATTATATACCACAGTTGGCAAATGTCATACTAGACTACAACAAGCAGTCCAAGGATTTTAAGTTTAACCTAAAGGGAGTAGCT ATTGGAAATCCACTTTTGAGACTTGACAGAGATGTTCCAGCAGTGTACGAATATTACTGGTCACATGGAATGATATCAGATGAATTATATTTGAGAATTAAAGAACACTGCAATTTTGATGATTATGAATTCCCAGTTCCTCATAATGAGCCAATCTCATGCAACCAAGCTATTGATGAAGCATATAAA GTTACAAAGATGAGTGTGGGAGTAGATGTATGCATGACATCTGAAAGATACTTCTATTTCAACCTACCTGAGGTTCAGAAAGCTCTTCATGCTAATCGCACTAATCTACCTTACGAATGGACCATGTGCAGTGA TGTGCTGAATTACTCTCAATCAGATGGTGACACTGATATGCTTCCGTCTCTCAAAAACATTATTCAACATGATGTTCCTCTTTGGATATTCAG TGGAGATCAAGACTCAGTGGTACCACTAATAGGGTCAAGAACATTGGTGCGAGAATTAGCTAATGATTTAAAGATGAAGACAACAGTAGCATATGGAGCATGGTTTCACAAAGGGCAAGTAGGAGGATGGCAAATTGAATATGGTGATAAACTCACATTTGCAACAGTAAGAGGAGCTGCTCATATGGTTCCCTACGCACAGCCATCTAGAGCTTTGCATCTTTTCAGCTCATTCGTTCATGGAAGAAGATTGCCTAATACCACTCGTATTCCCATTTCCTGA
- the LOC104218375 gene encoding serine carboxypeptidase-like 42 isoform X1, with translation MQMGFHHPLFLIAFGFIIILNIGNINVNGHPIEDLVENLPGQPKVGFRQYAGYVDVDEKAGRSLFYYFVEAEKDADKLPLTLWLNGGPGCSSIGGGAFTELGPFFPRGDGRGLRRNTKSWNKASNLLFIESPAGVGWSYSNTSSDYTCGDDPTAKDMLTFMLRWYEKFSELKSKPLFLTGESYAGHYIPQLANVILDYNKQSKDFKFNLKGVAIGNPLLRLDRDVPAVYEYYWSHGMISDELYLRIKEHCNFDDYEFPVPHNEPISCNQAIDEAYKVISDYINVYDVILDVCYPSIVQQELRLHKQVTKMSVGVDVCMTSERYFYFNLPEVQKALHANRTNLPYEWTMCSDVLNYSQSDGDTDMLPSLKNIIQHDVPLWIFSGDQDSVVPLIGSRTLVRELANDLKMKTTVAYGAWFHKGQVGGWQIEYGDKLTFATVRGAAHMVPYAQPSRALHLFSSFVHGRRLPNTTRIPIS, from the exons ATGCAAATGGGCTTTCATCATCCACTTTTTCTTATAGCATTTGGGTTTATTATTATCTTGAATATTGGGAATATTAATGTTAATGGACATCCAATAGAAGATCTGGTGGAAAATTTACCAGGGCAACCAAAAGTTGGGTTTAGACAATATGCTGGATATGTAGATGTAGATGAAAAGGCAGGGAGAAGTTTGTTTTATTACTTTGTTGAAGCTGAGAAAGATGCTGATAAACTTCCTCTTACTCTTTGGCTAAATGGAG GTCCAGGATGTTCGTCAATTGGAGGGGGTGCCTTTACAGAATTAGGACCCTTCTTTCCTAGAGGTGATGGCCGTGGTCTTAGAAGAAATACTAAATCTTGGAATAAAG CATCAAATCTTCTATTTATTGAATCTCCTGCTGGTGTTGGATGGTCTTATTCAAACACATCTAGTGATTATACTTGCGGAGATGACCCCACTG CTAAGGATATGCTCACTTTCATGCTCAGATGGTACGAAAAGTTTTCAGAATTAAAATCTAAACCTTTGTTCCTTACAGGTGAAAGTTATGCAG GACATTATATACCACAGTTGGCAAATGTCATACTAGACTACAACAAGCAGTCCAAGGATTTTAAGTTTAACCTAAAGGGAGTAGCT ATTGGAAATCCACTTTTGAGACTTGACAGAGATGTTCCAGCAGTGTACGAATATTACTGGTCACATGGAATGATATCAGATGAATTATATTTGAGAATTAAAGAACACTGCAATTTTGATGATTATGAATTCCCAGTTCCTCATAATGAGCCAATCTCATGCAACCAAGCTATTGATGAAGCATATAAAGTAATTTCTGACTATATTAACGTCTACGACGTTATTTTGGATGTCTGTTATCCTTCTATCGTTCAGCAAGAGCTGCGTTTACACAAACAA GTTACAAAGATGAGTGTGGGAGTAGATGTATGCATGACATCTGAAAGATACTTCTATTTCAACCTACCTGAGGTTCAGAAAGCTCTTCATGCTAATCGCACTAATCTACCTTACGAATGGACCATGTGCAGTGA TGTGCTGAATTACTCTCAATCAGATGGTGACACTGATATGCTTCCGTCTCTCAAAAACATTATTCAACATGATGTTCCTCTTTGGATATTCAG TGGAGATCAAGACTCAGTGGTACCACTAATAGGGTCAAGAACATTGGTGCGAGAATTAGCTAATGATTTAAAGATGAAGACAACAGTAGCATATGGAGCATGGTTTCACAAAGGGCAAGTAGGAGGATGGCAAATTGAATATGGTGATAAACTCACATTTGCAACAGTAAGAGGAGCTGCTCATATGGTTCCCTACGCACAGCCATCTAGAGCTTTGCATCTTTTCAGCTCATTCGTTCATGGAAGAAGATTGCCTAATACCACTCGTATTCCCATTTCCTGA